In one Candidatus Nitronereus thalassa genomic region, the following are encoded:
- a CDS encoding 4Fe-4S dicluster domain-containing protein codes for MYLVAHIDTEICAATSCKLCTQYCPEANTINYNNDAGKEKGLKYGAAYVAVDRCKGCAQCVWVCDNMAKHNAIKMEMIDQIGDQALTENITYAEKNSSAVLANPVRGQM; via the coding sequence ATGTATTTAGTTGCTCATATTGATACAGAAATTTGTGCTGCCACTAGTTGTAAATTATGTACCCAATATTGTCCCGAAGCTAATACCATTAATTACAATAATGACGCGGGCAAAGAAAAAGGTCTGAAGTATGGAGCCGCCTATGTCGCCGTGGATCGTTGTAAGGGCTGCGCCCAATGTGTCTGGGTTTGTGACAATATGGCGAAACATAATGCCATTAAAATGGAAATGATTGATCAGATTGGTGACCAGGCACTCACTGAAAATATCACCTATGCGGAAAAAAATAGTAGCGCGGTGTTAGCCAATCCGGTTCGTGGACAAATGTAA
- a CDS encoding 2-oxoacid:acceptor oxidoreductase family protein — translation MAIRFNIRMAGVGGQGVVTGSHIFSTGVINAGGESTIVPFYGSEKRMAPVESYVRVSDEPIYEIGEITFPHIIMIFHPQVITHGKSYTNPFYYGLKKEGVALINHDGPMRLEPDQERELKEINARLFYLPATTLSLDVAGIDLATNMAMIGAMGAITGLTNMDALAQAVKDRFLGKGFVVSGGTAALDSVVERKFKKKQELIDKNLAVVKAAWDYAVDNGWAKVKEGATSAATA, via the coding sequence ATGGCGATTCGTTTTAATATTCGTATGGCAGGAGTAGGAGGACAGGGTGTTGTCACGGGCTCTCATATTTTTAGCACTGGAGTAATTAATGCCGGTGGAGAAAGCACGATTGTTCCTTTCTATGGTTCTGAAAAACGGATGGCGCCAGTGGAAAGTTATGTTCGGGTCTCCGATGAGCCAATTTATGAAATTGGCGAGATTACCTTTCCTCACATTATTATGATTTTTCATCCTCAGGTCATTACTCATGGAAAAAGTTACACAAACCCCTTTTACTACGGGTTGAAAAAGGAAGGGGTCGCCTTAATCAACCATGATGGGCCCATGAGGTTAGAGCCGGATCAGGAACGTGAGCTAAAAGAAATTAATGCCAGATTATTCTATTTGCCTGCGACCACGTTGTCGCTTGATGTGGCTGGGATTGACCTCGCCACAAATATGGCGATGATTGGTGCTATGGGGGCCATCACCGGTTTGACGAATATGGATGCCTTGGCTCAAGCGGTGAAGGATCGATTCCTTGGAAAAGGCTTCGTGGTTTCCGGGGGGACAGCGGCTTTAGATAGCGTGGTAGAAAGAAAGTTTAAGAAAAAGCAGGAGCTCATTGATAAAAATCTTGCTGTTGTAAAAGCTGCTTGGGACTATGCCGTTGATAATGGGTGGGCTAAAGTAAAAGAAGGCGCGACTTCTGCGGCAACGGCCTAG
- a CDS encoding thiamine pyrophosphate-dependent enzyme: MSLDYVKFTPGFGKFMPKEYRDMVDFGPFGKKTSVSQVGTFKEILEEHPMCAGCAMTLFIRLAMIAFPNPEDTITVGTAGCGRLAISQAAIPFVYGNYGDQNGVASGLVRGLRLRFGDKPKDVVVMAGDGGMADIGFAQTLHSWFRKEKFTTIMLDNEVYGNTGGQESGMTNKNQVLKMAPLGKKFEKMDMLGMAKVAGCAYVATVVPNNPRRVESVIKKAVLVAREIGPTYIQAYTSCNIEYAIPTDKVMEDAKDVENDRYKFSEYITDEAKECLAQLYGYKEYLPKPAKAVEQK, translated from the coding sequence ATGAGCCTCGATTACGTGAAATTCACGCCTGGATTTGGCAAGTTCATGCCCAAAGAATATCGAGATATGGTGGATTTTGGTCCATTTGGGAAGAAAACTTCTGTTTCTCAAGTTGGCACTTTCAAAGAAATTTTGGAAGAGCATCCAATGTGTGCGGGATGTGCCATGACTTTGTTTATTCGTTTAGCAATGATTGCATTTCCTAACCCCGAAGATACGATCACGGTGGGAACGGCAGGGTGTGGTCGTCTTGCTATTTCACAAGCGGCGATTCCTTTTGTCTATGGAAACTATGGTGATCAAAATGGGGTTGCCAGTGGGCTGGTTCGTGGTCTACGGCTCCGGTTCGGGGATAAACCAAAAGATGTAGTTGTTATGGCAGGGGACGGTGGAATGGCAGATATCGGATTTGCTCAGACACTCCATTCATGGTTTAGAAAAGAAAAGTTTACCACCATCATGCTTGATAATGAGGTGTATGGAAACACCGGTGGACAGGAAAGTGGGATGACTAATAAAAACCAAGTTCTGAAGATGGCCCCGTTAGGGAAAAAGTTTGAAAAGATGGATATGTTAGGAATGGCGAAAGTGGCTGGTTGCGCGTATGTGGCCACCGTCGTTCCGAATAACCCGAGACGTGTGGAAAGCGTGATAAAGAAGGCTGTATTGGTTGCTCGTGAAATTGGCCCGACCTACATTCAGGCCTATACCTCCTGCAACATCGAATATGCCATTCCCACGGATAAGGTGATGGAAGATGCCAAGGATGTTGAAAACGATCGGTATAAGTTTTCTGAATATATTACGGATGAAGCCAAGGAGTGCTTGGCCCAGTTATACGGTTATAAAGAATATTTGCCAAAACCTGCGAAGGCTGTCGAACAGAAGTAA
- a CDS encoding transketolase C-terminal domain-containing protein: MSDTLEPEVKTNPQGDPITSAAPAPSSQSGRKDPHAEAKRQKEVTPQYMFNEAPREREFITGSEAAKEAVRRSNVDLSIAYPITPQSETMQLIGVLYGEGYVKEYYRGEEEYGVMSAIAGGSRAGVRCFTATAGPGTLRGIEPIASWPGHRLPAVAMFTCRVVNAPLAIQPDNIEIAYLLNCGMIVFHAENQQDLFDFIMKGFIISEMNDVTLPVGVCCDGFFVTHARGYCAMQDKGLKLPARQAWRGAVPVLDAENPPARLSRDAPVQKSNFMAYNIHAVWQQEVWAAVERSRKYIDLYMDGLLEAQDVEGAEVILIASGSMAGQCREAIRMCTENGIQAGLIKIRSLRPFPTKELRKLCAKAKLIVVPEFNYVGWLAKDVATAVYGYSKAKIVAGPHVYGGMSMPVEMIYEEIECGLTGKKSATVPSSAIMGTVDPDEVAHFMQNI, from the coding sequence ATGAGTGATACATTAGAGCCAGAAGTCAAAACCAATCCACAAGGCGACCCAATTACGAGTGCCGCACCGGCACCTTCATCACAGAGCGGGAGAAAAGATCCCCATGCCGAGGCAAAAAGACAAAAAGAAGTGACTCCACAATATATGTTTAACGAAGCTCCTCGGGAGCGAGAGTTTATTACCGGGAGTGAGGCCGCCAAGGAAGCGGTTCGCCGATCAAACGTGGATCTTTCTATTGCCTATCCCATTACCCCCCAAAGTGAAACCATGCAGCTCATTGGGGTATTGTATGGAGAAGGCTATGTGAAAGAGTATTACCGTGGCGAGGAAGAATATGGCGTGATGTCTGCCATCGCCGGTGGATCACGCGCCGGTGTGCGTTGCTTTACCGCAACTGCCGGCCCAGGTACGCTTCGCGGGATTGAGCCCATTGCTTCATGGCCAGGGCATCGATTGCCAGCTGTGGCGATGTTTACCTGCCGCGTCGTCAACGCGCCTTTAGCCATTCAACCGGACAATATTGAAATCGCCTACCTGCTGAATTGTGGAATGATCGTCTTCCATGCGGAGAATCAACAAGATTTGTTTGATTTTATCATGAAAGGTTTCATCATTAGTGAAATGAATGATGTAACTCTTCCTGTGGGGGTGTGTTGTGATGGATTTTTTGTGACTCATGCGCGTGGGTATTGTGCCATGCAGGATAAAGGTCTGAAATTACCTGCCCGTCAAGCCTGGCGTGGGGCGGTGCCGGTGTTGGATGCAGAAAATCCACCAGCTCGATTGTCTCGTGATGCTCCGGTCCAGAAATCAAACTTCATGGCCTATAACATTCATGCGGTGTGGCAGCAAGAGGTGTGGGCCGCGGTTGAACGATCACGAAAATATATCGATTTATACATGGATGGACTGCTGGAAGCTCAAGATGTTGAGGGTGCCGAGGTAATTTTGATTGCTTCAGGTAGTATGGCTGGCCAATGTCGTGAAGCCATTCGTATGTGTACAGAGAATGGCATACAAGCTGGGCTGATAAAAATTAGGTCATTGAGGCCATTTCCCACAAAAGAACTTCGTAAACTTTGCGCAAAGGCCAAACTCATCGTGGTGCCTGAATTTAATTATGTTGGGTGGTTAGCCAAAGATGTGGCCACGGCGGTTTATGGGTATTCCAAAGCCAAAATTGTGGCGGGTCCACATGTGTATGGTGGTATGTCCATGCCAGTTGAAATGATTTACGAAGAAATTGAATGTGGACTTACCGGTAAAAAATCTGCAACCGTTCCATCATCCGCCATTATGGGTACGGTCGATCCAGATGAAGTTGCTCATTTTATGCAAAATATTTGA
- the cysS gene encoding cysteine--tRNA ligase produces the protein MKIFNSLTSKKEEFVSRIPHQVGMYVCGVTVYDECHLGHARSAIVFDLIRRYLTYRGYEVNYVKNFTDIDDKILNRAVEESRPWNQVTEKYVHAYYRDMNRLGILNPNIEPRATEHMTEIIEMIKALVDKGHAYQVDHDVFYEVSTFATYGRLGRRKLEDMQAGARVEVDSRKRDPMDFALWKGAKTGEPAWDSPWGAGRPGWHIECSAMSVHHLGDIFDIHGGGKDLIFPHHENEIAQSCAATGQEFARYWVHNGFVTIDEEKMSKSLGNFFTIREIFEKSQWKESVTSESLRYLLLSTHYRSDINFSDQALSEAKSALDNFYGLFQRLEEPAVESKELSDIELAGILVETEQNFEKAMDDDFNTPKVLGEFHRLRGILNKFEGKYSDQGKRKILKSFRKWGTPIGLFQVQPKDWQFSPIVITPPAGALGISGVAPVVIEGATDEWINHQIESRRKAREEKNFQTADQIRKDLASKGIILEDRPDGSTRWKR, from the coding sequence GTGAAGATATTCAACTCCCTGACCAGTAAAAAAGAAGAATTCGTGTCGCGCATTCCACATCAGGTTGGCATGTATGTGTGTGGAGTAACGGTGTACGATGAATGTCACCTAGGCCATGCCCGGAGTGCCATCGTCTTTGACCTTATCCGACGTTATCTCACCTACCGAGGGTACGAGGTCAACTACGTAAAAAATTTCACGGATATTGATGATAAAATTCTCAATCGGGCGGTGGAAGAATCCAGACCCTGGAATCAAGTCACCGAAAAATATGTGCACGCCTATTACCGGGACATGAATCGGTTAGGAATCCTAAACCCCAATATCGAGCCGAGAGCCACAGAGCATATGACTGAAATCATCGAGATGATCAAGGCCTTGGTAGATAAAGGGCATGCCTATCAGGTCGACCATGATGTTTTTTACGAGGTTTCTACGTTCGCGACCTATGGACGGTTGGGACGAAGGAAGTTGGAGGATATGCAAGCAGGGGCGCGGGTTGAGGTCGATTCCCGCAAACGAGACCCCATGGATTTCGCATTGTGGAAAGGCGCGAAGACTGGAGAACCGGCCTGGGACAGTCCTTGGGGCGCTGGGCGCCCTGGGTGGCATATTGAGTGTTCGGCTATGTCCGTGCATCATCTTGGGGACATATTCGATATCCATGGTGGGGGCAAGGATCTTATTTTTCCCCATCATGAAAACGAAATTGCACAATCGTGTGCTGCGACTGGACAAGAGTTCGCTCGGTATTGGGTGCACAACGGATTCGTCACAATTGACGAAGAAAAGATGTCTAAATCACTGGGAAATTTTTTTACTATTAGGGAAATATTTGAAAAATCACAGTGGAAAGAATCAGTGACTTCGGAATCTCTCAGGTATCTTCTACTGTCAACGCATTATCGAAGTGACATTAATTTTTCTGATCAGGCTCTTTCTGAGGCAAAATCTGCATTAGACAATTTTTACGGACTTTTCCAAAGACTAGAAGAACCTGCGGTAGAAAGCAAAGAGCTTTCTGACATAGAACTAGCAGGTATACTTGTTGAAACCGAACAAAATTTTGAGAAGGCCATGGATGATGATTTTAATACCCCAAAAGTATTAGGCGAGTTCCATAGACTTCGTGGTATTTTGAATAAATTTGAAGGAAAATATTCAGATCAAGGAAAGCGCAAGATCCTAAAAAGTTTCCGAAAATGGGGAACTCCAATAGGTCTTTTCCAGGTTCAACCTAAAGACTGGCAATTTAGTCCAATTGTAATTACACCTCCTGCTGGTGCATTGGGGATTTCTGGTGTCGCCCCAGTCGTTATAGAGGGGGCAACAGATGAATGGATAAATCATCAAATCGAAAGTCGACGCAAGGCCCGTGAGGAAAAAAACTTTCAAACAGCAGATCAAATCCGAAAAGACCTGGCCTCCAAAGGCATTATCCTCGAAGACCGTCCCGACGGTTCCACGAGATGGAAGCGATAA
- a CDS encoding YqaA family protein: MIHELYDWMLSWSESPYAVPALFILSFAESSFFPLPPDVLLMALTLGNPSWGMYYAAVTTVGSVLGGIFGYAIGWWGGRPLLLRFMGIERMTMVHQTFERYEGWAILIAGLTPIPYKVFTIGAGAFYVNFRVFVIASLLSRGARFFLVAGTLQLFGPWVKEVIEQYFNLLTILLVALIAIGFWVVKHHAKKAMKASPSPSD; this comes from the coding sequence ATGATTCACGAGCTTTATGATTGGATGTTATCTTGGTCGGAATCGCCGTATGCAGTGCCGGCGCTCTTTATCCTGTCTTTTGCCGAATCTTCATTTTTTCCTTTGCCTCCGGACGTGCTACTGATGGCCCTGACCTTAGGCAATCCATCATGGGGCATGTACTATGCTGCGGTGACGACCGTCGGGTCAGTGTTGGGAGGAATTTTTGGTTATGCCATAGGATGGTGGGGCGGTAGGCCGTTGCTTCTGCGGTTCATGGGAATTGAACGAATGACCATGGTGCATCAAACCTTTGAACGGTATGAAGGTTGGGCCATTCTGATTGCAGGGCTGACGCCAATTCCGTATAAAGTGTTCACCATCGGCGCGGGGGCCTTCTATGTCAATTTTCGGGTCTTCGTGATTGCGTCCCTCCTCAGCCGTGGGGCTCGTTTTTTTCTTGTAGCCGGAACACTGCAACTCTTTGGCCCATGGGTGAAGGAAGTGATTGAACAATACTTTAATCTCTTAACGATTCTGCTTGTGGCGCTCATTGCCATTGGATTTTGGGTGGTCAAACACCATGCCAAGAAAGCCATGAAGGCTTCACCATCCCCAAGTGATTAA
- a CDS encoding M23 family metallopeptidase, whose protein sequence is MKTSDEAYTIMIFRGATTNPLRMRLRKVTMQRALVTAAVLIVVQLGIMAHYVVQTSQVSELNALRTEIVETRGQTRTFSSTIDDMKQRMLVMQELNRKLQTMFGLEPDSVEGIEVNGQGGEEFPYENAAYGEPGQSLDPSNLEDQAVTNKDTSQASLVVNIEQGLVWLDRQASREQQILDNLSETAGERVGRWAATPSIWPVKGHITSKFGPRISPFTGKKAFHSGLDIGSPRGREVKAPASGKVVVAAYDTRMGNFIRINHGYGIETTYGHLSKVLVKYGHQVQRGDVIGLVGSTGKFSTGPHLHYQVAINDKVVNPVQYILD, encoded by the coding sequence ATGAAAACCTCTGATGAAGCCTATACCATCATGATCTTTCGAGGAGCGACGACCAATCCTCTCCGGATGAGATTGCGCAAAGTGACCATGCAGCGGGCTTTAGTGACCGCAGCAGTCCTTATCGTAGTGCAGTTGGGAATAATGGCTCACTATGTTGTCCAAACCAGCCAGGTTTCGGAATTGAATGCGTTGCGTACCGAGATCGTGGAAACTCGAGGGCAGACCAGAACGTTTTCCTCGACGATCGATGATATGAAACAGCGGATGCTCGTGATGCAAGAACTGAATCGGAAGCTTCAAACTATGTTCGGTTTGGAGCCCGACAGTGTTGAAGGCATAGAAGTGAACGGTCAAGGTGGAGAGGAATTTCCCTATGAAAATGCTGCCTATGGGGAGCCGGGGCAATCTCTCGATCCTTCAAATTTGGAAGATCAGGCCGTGACTAACAAGGACACAAGCCAAGCCTCATTGGTTGTCAATATTGAGCAAGGATTAGTTTGGTTGGACCGCCAGGCCTCCAGGGAGCAGCAAATCCTTGATAATTTATCAGAAACCGCTGGAGAACGGGTGGGCCGTTGGGCAGCAACACCCTCCATTTGGCCGGTAAAAGGCCATATTACCTCAAAGTTTGGGCCAAGAATTTCCCCCTTCACCGGGAAGAAAGCCTTTCATTCAGGATTGGACATTGGGTCACCCAGGGGAAGAGAAGTTAAAGCGCCTGCTTCTGGAAAAGTTGTCGTGGCAGCCTATGATACTAGGATGGGAAACTTTATCCGTATTAATCATGGGTATGGCATTGAAACAACTTATGGGCACCTTTCCAAAGTGCTGGTGAAATATGGGCATCAAGTGCAGCGTGGTGATGTGATTGGGTTGGTTGGCAGTACAGGGAAATTTTCTACCGGGCCTCATCTTCACTACCAGGTGGCGATCAATGATAAGGTTGTGAACCCGGTTCAGTATATTTTAGATTAA
- the surE gene encoding 5'/3'-nucleotidase SurE gives MTILVANDDGIGSTGIRALAKALSALGDVWVVAPDRVQNAMGRAITLHKPLRLTQVGRQMYSVNGTPSDCITLAVGQLLKGKKLDLVVSGINKGLNLGDDVTNSGTVSAALEGAIREIPSVAVSMDGQKQFRFSVGAKVAFEIARMVMQHGLPADTLLNVNVPDLPTSKIQGMQFTSLSRRRYDNPVVEKMDPRGGKYYWIAGEQVSWNRKKHSDVDAITNGFVSLTPLHFDMTQYSALTKLRAWEPTLNKRVRTLHQSS, from the coding sequence ATGACCATCCTCGTGGCCAATGATGATGGGATTGGTTCCACTGGCATTCGAGCTTTAGCCAAGGCCTTATCGGCCCTTGGGGATGTTTGGGTTGTGGCCCCAGACCGCGTGCAAAATGCAATGGGACGTGCTATCACCTTGCACAAACCTCTTAGGCTGACACAAGTCGGGCGCCAAATGTATTCCGTTAATGGGACGCCTTCCGATTGTATTACCTTGGCTGTCGGTCAGCTTCTGAAAGGAAAGAAACTTGATCTTGTGGTTTCTGGAATAAACAAGGGGTTAAATCTTGGTGATGATGTCACCAATTCTGGTACGGTGTCGGCTGCATTAGAAGGAGCCATTCGTGAGATACCCTCGGTGGCGGTGTCTATGGATGGGCAAAAGCAATTTCGATTTTCTGTGGGCGCCAAAGTGGCTTTCGAAATTGCGAGAATGGTCATGCAGCATGGCCTCCCAGCCGATACCCTGTTGAACGTGAACGTGCCGGATCTGCCTACAAGTAAAATTCAGGGAATGCAATTCACTTCATTAAGTCGGCGTCGATATGATAATCCAGTGGTTGAAAAAATGGATCCACGGGGTGGAAAGTATTACTGGATTGCTGGGGAACAGGTGTCATGGAATCGAAAAAAACATTCAGATGTGGATGCTATTACCAATGGTTTTGTCTCATTGACTCCTCTTCACTTCGATATGACACAGTATAGCGCGTTGACAAAGTTGCGGGCTTGGGAGCCCACATTAAATAAACGAGTCCGTACTCTTCATCAGTCGTCCTAA
- a CDS encoding carbon monoxide dehydrogenase beta subunit family protein, which translates to MTELERIVEPGPAGFHPPSAAELGVLPPKPGNGLTFGHEVAEEKALEEMAKAMFTRKNATIFPGPLVLWNWNDHAADKAKAVLELAAQIPDVLIIPMPDYRPKYPKIEPEEMINPNHPNLTIWGNKIEVCIFIGVHCHYANLTLKMIRAGTNCWTSAICAEQGHEDAMYTVRDSDATKIRKAAQVFKRVREEMGLKLPENGENVRYTGFQSLVHGGKSHTNPLDIPIGNEGAASAAAFGHKPEDMQREG; encoded by the coding sequence GTGACAGAGTTAGAAAGAATTGTTGAGCCGGGACCGGCGGGGTTTCATCCTCCATCTGCTGCCGAGTTGGGTGTGCTTCCTCCAAAGCCAGGAAATGGGCTAACTTTTGGGCATGAAGTTGCTGAGGAAAAGGCATTGGAAGAAATGGCCAAGGCCATGTTTACTAGAAAAAATGCCACAATTTTCCCAGGACCCCTCGTCTTGTGGAATTGGAATGATCATGCAGCGGATAAAGCCAAGGCCGTTTTGGAACTTGCCGCACAAATACCTGATGTCTTGATTATTCCCATGCCAGATTATCGTCCCAAATATCCAAAAATTGAACCTGAAGAAATGATTAACCCTAATCATCCAAATTTAACCATTTGGGGGAATAAAATTGAGGTCTGTATTTTCATTGGCGTCCATTGTCATTATGCCAATTTGACCCTAAAAATGATTCGGGCCGGGACGAACTGCTGGACTTCGGCGATTTGTGCAGAGCAAGGCCATGAAGACGCTATGTATACCGTAAGAGATTCCGATGCCACAAAAATTCGGAAGGCGGCCCAAGTCTTCAAACGAGTGCGTGAAGAGATGGGGTTAAAGTTGCCGGAGAATGGGGAAAATGTTCGATATACCGGCTTTCAATCTCTGGTGCATGGAGGGAAAAGTCATACCAACCCATTGGATATTCCAATCGGGAATGAAGGAGCGGCTAGTGCTGCAGCCTTTGGCCATAAGCCGGAAGATATGCAACGAGAAGGGTAA
- the cutA gene encoding divalent-cation tolerance protein CutA: protein MDAIVVFVTTSSEEEAAALAKLLVAQHLVACVNVLPKVKSFFQWEGKISEEEEYLMILKTRMPLFNTLKKAITAQHSYDVPEIIALPIVQGSESYLSWIQDMTNKSNNS from the coding sequence GTGGATGCAATAGTTGTGTTCGTCACAACTTCTTCCGAAGAAGAAGCAGCGGCTTTAGCCAAGCTACTTGTCGCACAGCATTTGGTAGCTTGCGTTAATGTACTTCCCAAGGTGAAATCGTTTTTTCAGTGGGAAGGCAAAATATCCGAGGAAGAAGAGTATCTGATGATTCTCAAAACGAGGATGCCGCTCTTTAATACATTGAAAAAAGCCATTACGGCTCAACATAGTTATGATGTTCCAGAAATTATTGCACTGCCTATTGTTCAAGGCTCCGAATCTTATTTGTCCTGGATCCAGGATATGACGAATAAATCCAATAACTCGTGA